DNA sequence from the Malus sylvestris chromosome 10, drMalSylv7.2, whole genome shotgun sequence genome:
CCATGtataagtggtgagaaattttattttttaagttattaatttttttaacacaagtagctcattatttttataataacaTGTACTGTATCATTCTGTATTCTGAACACGCTGAAAGATCTCTACATGATTGAGGGTTTTCGTTATACGAAGATAGTTTCTAATGATCGCTaaaaattgcactttcttgcacATGTATGTGCTGGCTTTGATTCACCCACCTCAACTTCCATACTTGCCATGTATGTGCTAATATTATTTTAAGTAAATGAGTCCatgatcaaaataaaattacatcctaagtttattataattatttaagTTCACATAGAGTTTGGTGGAGAGGAGAGCTGCCAATATTATTTCAAGATCGCCAAATTAATGGAGAAAAAACTATATTGTAAGGTCGACAGTTTGGTCAAGTTCACTTATGGATCATGCACCCCCACATGGCACCTGTAAATTCCTCCAGTTGTCCCTAGCTCGGTGCCACCCATCTTTGACTAGCTACTTGAAGTTTGGTTTGCTAATCCAAACCGGTGAAGACACGTCTAGTGATTAGGATAACGACTTGGATGCAACTGATACTTCATCATTTTAGAACCAGGGGTTTCGATTTACCGGCATACGTACATACATGACGCATCACATATATGTGGAATTTGGCGTGGAAAAAATGAATGTAATACCCCTATTACCTGCAATGTACTGGAGAGAGAATGgatgatcaaatttcaaaaagcGTCGGCTCCAGACGACAGAAGTGTGGCTACTGCCTAAGAAAACCGCTCCAAGTGTCCCAATTTCATAGAGGTGGGCTGGCTCACACGATAGTGGTTGATCAATCCGATTTGatcttttcttcttgtttaaGGGTTTAGCGGTCCATTTATTAAGTGCATCACAGCTCATTCATTTGTACGTATGACTTGATATGTTTCGTGTTGATACAACCGACATGGGAAATGAGGATGAGATTAGTGGACATTAGGTGTGTCGATATTTAAATGtgaaagttttaacgaaaaattcacggtattgttcattttaacgaaaaatcacatttgtacactaaaaaatcaaacatgGTACCAtgcactttactctttattttatctttatcgttaaaactcttttcaaaccattttcattgattttccttttaaattaattaCTTGTTTACTTAATTATCTTTTTGGTGCAATGAGGTTTCAATACTAGAAAGTAGTACACTATGTTAGAGTAAATGTAGAAATATAGAAAATCAACTAAAgaatgactttgaggtacgacttgaatcgtttctTTAAATTGTTATTTGTCCACACTCGAATGTTTGCTAAAGGGTTattggcaaatcacttccaggatacaacaaagtatgaaatattcgattagcaaaaccgaattgtattcccttagaaataactagaaagaaattgtatgaatgtgatatggagaaagaagagagcaaagaaattgtgtagacaacaaatttctcaaagaattttctcttcttccaatGTTATCAATATATAGAGAGAATTGCACATGTTCAAGTTAATCGAAAGTACATAACTTTTGAAGTCATATTGGTTCAATATGTCATATCTGTTTGAACATATACAAAGCATTATCCAAAGGGCATTTTAATGAGTATATCTGATGAAGAGCACCAATTACCTAAAGATCATATTTGCTAGGAAAATGATTACACTTGTTGACCATGAGTCATGTCTTTTTTGGCAACAATCAAAAGATGCGGTTTTTAAATTGAAGAGATGTGATTGTTGGGAAGGAATCCAACTCTATTCTCTGCCAATACAAAACGCACGCATATGCATATACATattttatatatctatatatatatatatatatatatatatatatatatatatatattcttgaaATATCCTACAATCAAGGTTTTAAAAATCGCTAGGCGctaatcgggcggcgggctggggcctagcgcctaggcggggcctaggcgggagcctaggcggactaggcggatttaagtaaatctatcatatttcaagtaaataagtgtctgcttctacttgaaatatatataatttcatcataaactacaaaacagaatgcatatatatcatgaagtattggaacataatgaaaacatgtgaaataagaatataatgtttgttcattcaagtatgcaacaagtctcttacaatttattggaaaaaaacaaaatacaaaatgaaagttatgtattttctgtctaagtgagttgcaacctaggcgggtctaggcgggctaggcggatgcctaggcgggctaggcgggtgcctaggtggtctaggcggtgggctggggcctaggcattaatcggggcggtgggctagggcctagcgcctaggtggggcctagcgcctaggtggggcctaggcggggatttttagaacagtgcctACAATACACACCCTAACAATGGTCAAAAGTAGTGTGCTGGTGTATCATGTTGCCTAGCTAGCTACATATTCATATTTTGTGGTTGCGAACTGGCTTATGGGATTGAGGCAACACAAAAAATGGTGAGTTTTTCAGGCAACACTCATGTGTGCCGATCAATTAAGAGTTCAAAATCGTGAAAATATAATGTACGTACTACGTATACCAGTTCAATAAATCTTTTTTACTTTATACAAGACCAACGTGCGTTGTCTTGTTATTTGATTGACTAAAAGTTGTTATCGTTTGCTAATATATATTTGTGACCTCAGCTTATCAAGAAATATGATTTAATAATAATAGTTTTGTTGTCCTTTTGGCTCTCTTAATTTGATTCtaaacattaaaatttgatttcacTTTCCTGCCTGCTTCCTGCTTCTGCATGCATACAATATTGCTAAGTTTTGCATTTTGGACATATGGAATGTTTTGTAACTCAACTTTTGTCCTTGAATTACGTTGTTTTGTGGATGCACGGGATCGGTGGTTAGAGATCTCGTCTTGATCGCTGTCATGCAAATAGTACATACGTAATACAAAGATTAGGCAGAGGTAACTTTGTGTAATTTCTGGTGCCGCTCTATGCTGTGCGCAGGTGTGCGCATCGCCTGCGCGTAACGTCTTGGAGATGAAATCCCAGCCTTCCACCTCTAAGGCCTTAAAACCAACGGATGTGATGAGTGTTAAATCCCTTGTACGCAACCCATGCGCAGGGGAGAAATTCAGCCGACACTGTTTTCTCACCCTGATCGAATGGACTTATAGCAGCTTCAATATACCCACCACAGGCCTAAGTTTGTAGATAAAATTACCACTAAGAATTTGGGCCGATTCTGAAATATCGAAGCCCAAACTTAGAAGAGATTTTAAAACGGGATTTGAGATTTTTCGTCACCAGACTTGACCCAGCGAAGCTGGCAACGAATACAGTACACACCCACCCACGCCCACCTAGGAAATCCCTTAATCTTAACGCACAAAACCCTTTGGGAAATTGACATTTTGAGAAAAACATTTTGAAAAGCTTCCTGGCTCAGAAAATGATAAAACCATGCAACCCATAACCATATTTTATTGTGTTAGTGCTTTGTACAAAGGATTAATCACCGGTGTTTATATAACACATGAAAGTAACATATTCCTGCTCATCTATCTCATTTGTAGAAGAGATGTAAACGTTTCTATTCGACTTTTAATAGATTTCTCTTCCCATTGAGTAGAGAAACGTAAAGAGTGAGGTTCTCATTTTGATCCCGTTAAAATTTGAATGGTGTTGTTGTGTCCCATATATTGGTCCCATTGAGTACAGAAATGTCTACATGATTCTATCACAAGCAAATAACATGCCATGTATCTTGAGAATTATGATAGCAGAAATAAGCCTTAGAAAGTAAGCATCTAAGGTCACTTCAGTCTGTGAAGGTCAGGGCCGGCCTTACGGGTAGCCAGGTAAGGCAATCGCCTAATTCCCCCAACTTCTAGGGGCCCccaaattttttatatgtatgtattagTATATAAATACTTTTAAAGTAAGACGGATAACACAAAAAACTTGGTGGCGTAGTGGAAAGGAAAGCATTTATTTGGTTACCATCTCCTGTTCAAAACATGATGAAGACTCCCCAAACAAGTATTGTTTTTCCAAATATAATTAGAAAGCCTAATCTAATAACAATTTAGATTATGTAAACTCAATTAGTACATATGCATCTAAAAATGCGAGACGGATTCTCTAATATTtatatatctttcttgttttagtattaatttttaatagtatttgatgtagaaatacatttttttttcatgtattagCGAATTATTTATTCTACATATCAATGTACAAAGAGTCGGGGGTTCGATAATTCTAGAGCCCCACTTTTAAAGCTCGCCTAGAGCCTTCAAATTCTCAAGCTGGCCTTGGTGATGGTGCCAATTGGCCTTTCCTATAGCTTGAATGGAAACTGAAGTTACAACCATACACTTGTTTTGTACCTCCTGTCATTCTCATATTGGAGTGACTCCCAAATGGTTTCGTAGCATACAAAAGGAAACTGGACTTTTTCACTTCGATTTCTTAAAACTCATTTAGCTATGATCTAACCGATGATGTTATTCAAATCACATCATCGACCTTGTTTCCATCTGATGTCCTATCCTACATATATtgattataaatttaaaaagagagggggagagtccaagagagagagagagagggacaaTAGGAAAAATGGGGAAGGGTCCCTTCCCTTCTCTTTCAAGCGCATTACTATTGAGTACGATGCAAGATTTCTAAGAACTTCACCAACTTTGTAAGACTAATGAGAGAAGATTTCATAGTTCAATTCTAATGGTACAAAACTGTTCTCTACGCCCAGAGAGAATTCCAAAAACATATAATAGAGAACTGAGAAGCAGAAAATACCTGTTTCACGTTACATTTTCAGTGTGATGAGCTTTGTCAGTAAACTAAACAGCCCAACATCTAAAGCAGTAACTAACTCAGATGAACTTCTAGACTCTAACCATGACTTGACTGCAACTTTTGTTGTAAAAAACCAGCCAGCCTTGTCTAAGGCCTCATGGAATGGATCATTCAATTCCTTCAAATGCGACTAAAATACACCCGCCAGACCTTTGTCTGAATACTTATATTTCCCATATCCAGTATTAATTCCAAGCAACGGCAGAAGCTCCTCACCGGATTCCAATACCCGAGATAGGTCATTAATCCAAACATGTAATGCAGTCAGAGCTGCCCCAAGAGAGAGGCCATTGAGATACAAAGACCACTGGGTCTGCGACCTTGACTGTAAGCCTATATATATCTGAAGTGTGATCCCCAAGTCTAGTAGCTCACAGGCTCTCTCCAAGAGATTGAGGTTCACACAAAGATCAATCAGGCAATTGGAGTAAGCCTTCTTTACATCCGAACCAATCGAGTTAAAAAGTTGTGAATCTTCGTTGTTGAACTTTTCACTACTTTCTTGCTTCTCCACTAAAAGTTTTAACACATACCCTAGTTTTTCATCAGCCCTCTCAATGCAATTCACAAGCTTGCAAAGTTCTTCCTTTGGTGTTTAAGTCATCACATTCAGGAGACAACCACAGAAACGCTCATCTGGTGTTATACCCAATTCTAGGAGTTGATTGAATATCTTGACAACGTCATCAGTACGTTTTGCTTTACCCTAGCATTGGATGAGTGATGTCAAAATAAAGATATTTGGCTCAAAACCAACTTCCAACATCTCATTCAATGTTGCTTCTGCCTCTATGACTTTCCACACTACAAGAATACATGGTAATCATGGACGAAAAGGTCCAACTGTCAGGCTTCAGTGTTTCAATActcttcatttcttaaaaaaTCTCAATGGCTTCGTCGGTGTAACCAACATCAGCACACATAGCTAAAAGGGTGTTATAGAGAATTACATTTAACTCCAATCCCTTTTCCTTCATCTCTTTATAAACATTAAGAGCATCATCACAGTAACGAGCTATACCATAGGCCCTTAAAAGAGTTGCATAGGTTACCCAATTTGGTGAAAGCTCCTTGCTTATCATCTGTCGGTAAATTTTCTTGGCCTGCCAAGGTCTCCTAGCTCTTCCCATAGCATCCAACAAAGTGTTATAAATAACCAAGTTTGGCTTAGCCCCTATAGCTTTCAGTTCCTCATAAACATTCAAGCACCCATCAAAATTCCCCGATTGCCCGTGAATTTTGATGAACGTAGAAAACGTCACTGGATCAATGCGCCGCTTCTCAGTCCTGGCCCGGTCATACAAACTGAAAGCCATTTCTACCTTACCCACACGTCCATAGGCGTCAATCATAGCCGAATAGGTAACATCATCCGGATTACACCCAAAACCGGGAATCTTCTCAAACCACTCCACAGCCTTATCAAGCAAAGAACACATCAAAGAGCAACTAATCATAGTCGAAAAGGTAACATTATCGGGGTTAACACCTCTCTGAAGTATTTCGTCGAACAGCTTCTCTGCTCTCTCCATATCCTTACCCTTCCTACACACTTTCAAAGTCACATTATCCAAAATCACCTCCCGCTTCGGTTTCAACCTCTGCTGAAAGTAGTTAAGCGCAAGCAAAGCATTTTCCGGATTGTTCATGCTATTCAGAACCACCACAGCGTTTGGTTCCAAAATATAATCCCCTAGACCTTTTAAAGCTTCGAAAACATCACTTTCAATCGGAGTGCAAGAGTTCAAATACTCAGCTACTTTCACCAAAGAAGCTTACCTGGAATCGTAGGACTTGTGCCGCAGCTGTGAAGTTCTGGGGCTGCTGGGATTGACCCAGATATAGCTTTTCGAGAAAGACCCGGAATTTCCATCTGGCCTCTGAATATTTCCAATTTCTGGAGCTTTGGAGTTCTGGGCTTCTTCTGCAACTGGGTCTTGCAAAGAAACATGGTGTATTTGCAGAGAGGTTCTTGACTGAAATTGCAGTGAAGGAAAACTGAGTCTGTGGGTGTTAATTGCAAGGCTTAGGAGTCGGAAATTagtcggggaagaagaagaagggagagagcgGGGGGAGTTTGGGGGTTGCGGAAGAGAAAGGAGGGTGAGGAGCACAAGTGATAAGCCATTTTCCTCACCCTGTGGGGGATTATGAAAGGTGCATTTCTTTTGCTTTGCATTCACAGGACAAATATCTTTTTGAACTTGTGTCGGGCCTGGAAGTGATTTTACGGCTTCGGAAGATGTTCGAAGCCCAACTTGAATTTCCAAGAGCTTTATGATCAGATAAAAAGTTTATTAAAATAGGCATTGTTTTGTATAAGCATTAAGGAAAATGTTATGATTAAGCTTTTTCATAGCAGTTTTATCATCGTTTTGTAGGTCCAGATGTTCAAAAGCTTACGTGTAGGAAAGATGAGTTTAATATAAAGAAATCACAAACCATAACAAAATTGTGAGTGTTAGCTCATAAATTTTGTAGAAAATGCAACAATTGATGTCATTTAAGGTGTTCAGAAGCATTCTTATCGTAAtagaaaattaagaataaaatcACCTCCACATCCAAATCTCCTTAATGTCCCATAAGAATTTTAAGATTCTTACGGTTAAAATTTGACACAAATataggttatatatatatatatatatatatatatatatttttaggttaTATATAGTTCTTGGCAAAAAATCTATAAATCAATAAAACACCGTAAATATTAGCTCAcgagaaaatattaaattaactattgAGCATAAGAATATGTTGCAGAGGTAGAAAAATGTTACGAGCCGTTAGGAAATGGTGGGTTTTTGTAGGGTATCAGCCGGAATACAAACATGGTGTTGGATTAGTAGACACGTGGGGTTTTGGCTTTTGCTTATTTTTGTATAAACATATCAATTAATTCTCGAACAAACAAAAGGAGAATGGAATGAAAAGCAGGCATAGGAGTAGTTCTTGTTTCTGGGAACACATTATTATACACGTATCTAGGTTGCTGCtgccgctctctctctctctctctctctctctctctctctctctctctctctctctctctctctcgtcgaCATTTGGAGGGGCCGAGGGATCAAGGATTTGTTTAATTTAGAGTAAtgttaagaaaacaaaatttataaataaaatttacaaattaaatgatgtgtcgctAATAAGAAATTAACACATTTAtaaacgtttaagtaataatcaaatcatcaactttcatgtcatttagttaataaaatttagtctacaaatttagtcttcttaATATTACTCTTTAGTTTATGGTAGAATCTAACTATGTGGGGCTGAAAATGATATAGTTGAGCATTGTTAGACGAGAAATGGTAGCTAAATTTCATTCTTTAGTTTACTCATATGAGCCCTGGGAGGCCAAGGaacacattatcttgatcaaatAGTGTAACTCATATAAGCTTCAGAAGCTAAGAGATTGCTTCGggatgggtttttgtttttgtaaagaaagaaaaaaatatagtttAGATTAGAACATGCTGGTAGGAGAGAAAAATGGTTAGCTTTTGGAAATATAGGtaaatatagaaaaataataatgagtttttttaaaagaaatcaaaattttgtttgtgTTAATAGAGTTCATGTTACATTTAATAAATGAGAAAGATACGTAGCTAGATTCTTCTGTTCACACCTCCTCAATTCCACTCTTGACCAATAAGAACGCACGCGCACGCACTGTGCAGGACAAAGAAGGGAATGTGGAATGGAAACTTTTATTGCATTGAAAATTGTAGCAGCCACcaacttcatcttcatcttcatcttcatgatgagatgtatctctctctctatagtCTATACTAATGATATAAGAACAgattaacgtgattgtgacttgACAACCACCAAGATCAACGACCAACTTTATTATTCACTTAACAATATATGACCCTCCTATAATATTAATATCGAACACTGCTAAAATATTATCCCGAGATTGAAGAAGTTATCACGGTCCAACAAGATGATCGATGATTTACATGACTGTGCAAGCTGAGGGATTTTCTTCACTGAAACAGTCAGGGCGGGTAACGCAATACCCCCTGTTGCCACCACCGTAACTGTCATACACAGGCCTCCCATAGTAACCATCATACTGGATGTACGAGGCTAGCCCCCCGCTATAACCACTGTGGCACGGCCCAGCTGCATGCCCCTGGTAACAATCCATACAACACGCTTGGACATGCGATGAGGGTCCAGGATTTAGCAGGCCAACTTTAGGTTTACCGTCATCTTTAGGCGTACTGTCATCTTTAGGCTTACCGTCACCTTTAGGCTTGCCGTCATCTTTAGGCTTACCTTCATCTTTAGGCTTACTGTCAGCTTTAGGCTTGCCTTCATCTTTAGGCTTACCGTCAGCTTTAGGCTTGCCATCATCTTTGGGTGCTTTGGGCTTGCCGTCATCTTTGGGTGCCTTGGGCTTCTCGGGCTCTTTGATCTCAATGCTTTTGATGGCACTCCCACCTTTGCAGCAAATCTTGTCCCTCATCTTTTCTGGACTGCAGCATACCACTTTGATAACCACTTGGTTTTGCTTCTCGTCGTATATCTGGTCTCGTATTTCTCTTGTTCACAAACACACATTAATTTACTCAGTTTACATTTAATCTAAATTAATCTTATTTTCCCAAAAAGAAAGAACTTTAACTTTGGTATTTCATCAAATAACCATATAGATGAATCAAGGAGAAAAGAGACTCACGTGGGAATTTACAAAGAACTTTTTTAACCTTCTTGTAGCATTTGTGACACTGAAGATCTACCTTCAGCACCATAATCGTAACCTGAATTAtccatttttaatattaatagAAAAAATATGTGCATTAACCAAAGATTGACAAGAATGAATCTtcagaaaatatataaatatacagaAGATTGTT
Encoded proteins:
- the LOC126587357 gene encoding protein PYRICULARIA ORYZAE RESISTANCE 21-like isoform X1, producing the protein MGEKEKVTIMVLKVDLQCHKCYKKVKKVLCKFPQIRDQIYDEKQNQVVIKVVCCSPEKMRDKICCKGGSAIKSIEIKEPEKPKAPKDDGKPKAPKDDGKPKADGKPKDEGKPKADSKPKDEGKPKDDGKPKGDGKPKDDSTPKDDGKPKVGLLNPGPSSHVQACCMDCYQGHAAGPCHSGYSGGLASYIQYDGYYGRPVYDSYGGGNRGYCVTRPDCFSEENPSACTVM